The genomic interval TGGTCTACCTGTCCTATTCGCTGGCGAAGAAGCGCGAGAAGGTGGCGACGTTCTCGGTGGGCTTCCTCCCGCACCTGGCGCTCTGCGGCATCCTGGTGATGCTTTGCATGCTCCAGCCCGACTTCGGCAGCAGCGTGTTGCTGGTGTTCATGTTGTTCGTGCTGCTGTTCGCCGCGGGCGCGAAGCTCAGCTACCTGGTGGGCTCCGTGCTGCTCGCGCTGCCGCTGGCCTATGTGGCCATCGCCTCCAGCCCGTACCGCATGAAGCGCATCCTGGCCTTCCTGGACCCATGGGCGCACCGCCATGACGTGGGCTACCAGGTGGCCGAGTCGCTCATGTCCATCGGCTCGGGCGGCGTGGTGGGCCTGGGCCTGGGCGACGGGCGGCAGAAGCTCTTCTTCCTGCCGGAAGCACACACGGACTTCATCTTCTCCATCCTGGGCGAGGAGACGGGGCTGGTGGGCGTGGGCGTGCTCGTCGCGCTCTACGCCATCGTCCTGTGGCGCGGCGTGCGCGCGAGCCTGGCGGCGGGGGAGACCTTCGGCACGTACCTGGGCCTGGGCTTCACCTCCATCATCGCGTTCCAGGCCACGGTGAACATGTGCGTGGCCATGGGGCTCTTGCCCACGAAGGGGCTGACGCTGCCGTTCGTTTCGTACGGAGGCACGTCGCTGGTGGTGCTGATGGCGGCGGCGGGCGTGTTGCTGTCGCTGAGCGCCAGCGCACAGGGCGCGCCGAGAAGTTCGCGAGCGGGTTCGGAGTTGAGGGAGGTGGCGGCGTGAAGGTGCTCATCGCGGGAGGCGGCACCGGTGGTCATCTCTTTCCGGGCATCGCGCTGGCGGAAGAGGTGGTGACGCGTCACCACGCCAACGAGGTCGTCTTCGTGGGCACGGAGCGGGGCCTGGAGGCGCGCGTGGTTCCGCGCGAGGGCTATCCGCTGGAGCTGGTGAAGGTGCAGGGCCTCAAGGGCAAGGGCCTCTTCTCCCTGCTCAAGGCGCTGGTGGCGCTGCCCCTGGCCTTCATCGAATCGTTTCGCATCCTCGTGCGGCAGAAGCCCGACGTGGTGGTGGGCGTGGGCGGCTACGCGAGCGGGCCCGTGGTGATGGCCGCGTGGCTGATGGGCATCCCCACCGCCATCCAGGAGCAGAACGCGCTGCCGGGCTTCACCAACAAGGTGTTGGGCAAGATGGTGCGCGTGGTCTTCATCGCCTTCGAGGAGGCGCGGCGCTTCTTCCCGGAGAAGAAGGTGCAGCTCATCGGCAACCCCATCCGCCGCAAGTTGATGGACAACTACCTGCGCAGCCACGTGGCGCACGAGCACTTCTCGGTGCTCGTCTTCGGCGGCAGCCTGGGCGCGCGGGGCATCAACCAGCGGATGTTGGAGGCGCTCGACTCGCTGGGGGACTTGAAGGGCGACGTGCGCTTCGTGCACCAGACGGGGAAGAACGACCTGGAGACGGTGCGCAAGGGCTACGCGGACAAGGGCTTCCAGGCGGAGGTGGTGGAGTTCATCGACGACATGTCGAGCGCGTACGCGAAGGCGGACCTCGTCGTCTGTCGCGCGGGCGCCACCACGCTGGCGGAGCTCACGGTGTGCAAGAAGGCGAGCATCCTCATCCCCTTCCCGCACGCGACGGATGACCACCAGACGGTGAACGCGCGGGCGCTGGTGGACGCGGGCGCGGCGTTGATGTTCCAGGAGTCGGAGCTGACGGGGCAGAAGCTGGCGGAGACGCTGCGGATGCTGAAGTCGCAGCCGGAGCGTCTCAAGGGCATGGAGAAGAAGGCGGCGCTGCTGGGCCGCCCCGAGGCGGCGAAGGAGCTGGCGGACGTGTGTGTGGACCTGATGGTGCAGACCTGGGGCCCCAGTGGCCGCGAGCGCGCCACCCCCGAGGCGAAGAAGGCGCCCAGGAGCGAGTCGTGACGAAGAACAAGCCTCAGAGTCTCTTCAAGACGCGGCATGCCGCGCAGGTGCACTTCGTGGGCATCGGCGGCATCGGCATGAGCGGTATCGCCGAGGTGCTGCTCAACCTGGGCTACCGGGTGTCCGGCTCCGACTTGAAGGAGAGCGACATCACCCGGCGCCTGGCGCGCATGGGCGCCACCATCTTCGAGGGCCACAAGGCGCAGAACCTGGTCCAGGCAGACGTGGTGGTCATCTCCTCCGCGGTGCGCAAGGACAACCCGGAGGTCGTCACCGCGCGCCAGCGCAAGATTCCCGTCATCCCGCGCGCGGAGATGCTCGCGGAGTTGATGCGGCTGAAGTACTCGGTCGCGGTGGCGGGCAGCCACGGCAAGACGACGACGACGTCCATGGTGGCCACGGTGCTGAGCGCCGCGGGCCTGGACCCGACGGCGGTGGTGGGCGGCAAGGTGAACGTGCTCGACTCCAACGCCAAGTTGGGCAAGAGCGAGTTGATGGTGGTGGAGGCGGACGAGAGCGACGGCAGCTTCCTCAAGCTGCACCCGTCCATCTCCATCGTCACCAACATCGACCCGGAGCACATGGACCACTACGGCTCGCTGGAGACGCTCCAGACGGCCTTCGTGGAGTTCTGCAACCGGGTGCCGTTCTACGGCCTCAACGTGTTGTGCCTGGACAACCCCAACGTCCAGGCGCTCTTGCCGCGCATCGAGAAGCGCTTCGTCACGTACGGCAGCTCGCACATGGCGGACTACCGCCTGGAGAGCATCTCCCTGGACGGCTTCACCACGACGTTCCAGGCGTTCCGCCGCGAGGAGGCGCTGGGCGAGTTCCGCGTGCGCATGGTGGGCGCGCACAACGCCTTCAACGCGCTGGCCGTCATCGCCGTGGCGGAGGAGATGGACATCCCGCTGGAGACGGTGCGCACCGCGCTGGCCGAGTTCGGCGGCGTGCAGCGGCGCTTCACGGTGAAGGGCGAGGCGAAGGGCATCACCGTCGTGGATGACTACGGTCATCACCCCACGGAGGTGCTGGCCACGCTCGCGGGCGCGCGGCGCGCGTTCGGCCGGCGCGTGGTGGTGGCCTTCCAGCCGCACCGGTACACGCGCACGCATGACTTGATGAAGGAGTTCACCACCGCGTTCAACGACGCGGACGTGCTCTTCGTCAGCAGCGTCTACGCGGCCGGCGAGGAACCCATTCCGGGAGCCACGGGCGACGCGCTGGCGGACGCCATCCGCGCGCATGGGCACCGCGACGTGACGTATGTCCCCAAGCGCACGGACCTGCCCGCGGCGCTGCTGCCCCGGCTGCGCGAGGGCGACCTGGTGCTGACGCTGGGCGCGGGTGACATCACCCACGTGGGCCCGGAGCTGTTGTCCCTGCTGTCCGCTCCCGCCGCGACGAAGGGCTAGCCGTCATGGTGGAAGAGGGCGTGAAGACGGCGCTGGCGGCGCGCGTGGAGCAGGTGCCGGACTGCGAGGTGAAGGCCGGGGCTCCCCTGGCGCCCCTCATCAGCGTCCGGGTGGGCGGCGCGGCGGAGGCGCTGGTGCGTCCTCGCTCGGCCGAGGCGCTGGTGGCCCTGCTGAAGCTCGCTCGCGACGAGGGGGCTCCCGTCACCATCCTGGGCGGCGGCGCCAACACGCTGGTGGGCGACGGCGGCGTGCCGGGGCTCACGGTGAAGGTTCCTGGGACCCTGTTCCCGGAGGAACTCGAGGTGGGGGCAGACGAGGGCCTCATCACCTTGTGCTCGGGCTCGGCCATCGTGCGCATCGTCAACGTGATGCGGGCTCAAGGGTTGGTGGGCGCGGAGTTCCTCGCGGGCATCCCCGGGACGCTGGGGGGCGCGGTGTCGATGAACGCGGGCACGAAGAATGGCGAGGCCTTCCGAGTCATCGACGCGGTGGAAGTGGCCACGGCGGACGGGGTGGGGTGGCTCACGAAGGCGCAGATTCCGCATTCCTACCGGCACTCGGAATTGCCTCCGGGCGGGGTGGTGACGCGGGTGCGCTTCCGCCTCCCCAAGGGGGACGTGGAGGCCTCGAAGGCCGCCATGGACGCGGACCTGGGCTACCGCAAGCGGACGCAGCCCTTGAGCCAGCCCAACTTCGGCAGCGTCTTCACCAATCCGCCAGGCGACCACGCCGGGCGACTCATTGAACGCGTGGGCCTGAAGGGCCACACGCTGGGGCGGGCGCAGATTTCGACGCTGCACGCCAACTGGATTGTGAACCTGGGCGGTGCCACCGCCCGGGACGTGCTGGGCCTCATCACGCTGATGCAGACGCGGGTGCGTGAGGAGACCGGCGTGGAGATGAAACCCGAAGTCAAACGCGTGGGGGAGTTCCTGCCATGACAGTCATTCGCGGTGCCTTCAGCAAGGACGAGCTCAAGCACAAGCGCGTGGGCGTGTTGTACGGCGGCCTCTCCGCCGAGCGCGAGGTGTCCCTGCGCACCGGCGCCGCCGTGGCCGAGGCGCTGCGCTCGCTGGGCTACACTGTGGTGGACATCGACGTGGGGAAGGACCTGCCCGCGCGTCTCGCCGCGGAGAAGGTGGACGTGGCGTGGCTGGCGGTGCACGGCCGCTACGGCGAGGACGGCAGCCTCCAGGGGCTGCTCGAGTCCATGTTCATCCCTTACACGGGCAGCGGCGTGCTGGCGTCCGCGCTGGGCATGGACAAGGTCTACGCCAAGCAGGTCTTCGTGGCGCACGGCATCCCCACGCCCGCCTACCGCGCGTTCCAGGACGAGGCGTCCGCGCTGGCGGCGGGGGACTCGCTGCCGTTTCCCTTCCCCGTTGTCGTGAAGCCCAGCCGCGAGGGCAGCAGCGTGGGCGTGCACATCTGCAAGACGCGCGAGTCGTACGACGCCGCCGTGCGGGATGCGGCGAAGTATGCGGGCACCCTCCTGGTGGAGCAGTTCGTCAAGGGCCGCGAAGTCCAAGGTGGAGTCCTGGACGATGAGGCGCTGGGCGTCATCGAGGTTCGCGCCGCACGCGAGTTCTACGACTACGATGCGAAGTACAAGGCGGGCACTGGCACTCAGTACCTCTTCCCCGCGCCCCTTCCTCCGGATCAGTATGCACGGGTCAATGAGGTGTGCCTGGGCGCGCACCGGGCCCTGGGATGTGCCGGGGCCTCGCGCTCGGATGTCATCGTCACCGAGGGAGGCGCTGTGTTCCTGCTGGAAACCAACACGCTGCCGGGTATGACGGCCACCAGCCTGCTGCCCAAGATTGCGGCTGGACGCGGAATTGACTTCCCGTCCTTGTGCGAGCGCCTGTTGCAAGGGGCCTGTCTCAAGGCTTAGAAGGCGCCCCCCTTTCGAATCCCCCTGGAAAAGTCCCGGGCTCCTCGTGTGCCCGGGGCGCTACAGCAACGTGGCTGTCGCCAAAAACTGGCGTGGAGAAACATCCGCGCGCAGCATGCGTGTCACCGTTCCCTCATCATGGCCTTTGGTCGAAACAAGAACCGCCGCCGTCAGGACGCCGCCCAGCGAAACGAGGCGGTCAAAGGCGCGGTGCGTTCAAAGGGACCGGGCGTGTTGAAGGTGCTGGCGCTGACGCTGGTGACGGGCCTGTTGGTGTGGGGTGGGGTGGAATTGCGGCGCTGGGCGCTCCAGTCGCCCCGGTTCGAGCTGGCGGCGGTGTCGTTCTCCGGCCTGCAGCGCGCCTCGCGCGTGGAGTTGTTGCGGCTGGCGGCGCTGACGAAGGGGCAGAACCTCTGGGCGTTGGACGTGGGCGCGCTGGAGCGGGCCATGCTCCAGCACCCGTGGGTGAAGAAGGTGGAGGTGTCCCGGCGCTTTCCCAACCGCGTGTCCGTCGCGGTGACGGAGCACGTGCCGGAGGCACTGGCGGTGCTGGGCGAGCTGTACGTGTTGGACGAGGAGGGCGAGCCCTTCAAGCGGGTGACGCCAGGGGATGGACTGGACCTGCCGCTCGTCACCGGGGTGGACCGGGAGGGCTACGTGACGGACCCGGACCAGGCGCGCCAGCGGTTCCAGGCGGCGCTGGAGGTGGCTCGGGCGTATACGAAGGCGGCGGCGCCGGGCAAGCCCGAGCGGCTGTCCGAGGTCCGGATGGATGGGCGGGACGTGACGCTGGTGGCGGCTTCCGGTCAGGAAGTGCGCCTAGGCGAAGGAGATTCCGAGGTCAAGCTGCAGCGGTTGGCCCGTGTCCGGCGCGAACTGGGCGCCAGGGGGCTTGCAGCGGAGATCATTCACCTGGATAACCGGGCCCGGCCCGGTTGGGTGGCGGTGAAGATTTCGAGCCCCGTGTCCGAGAGGAGCGGGAGCGCGAAGCCGTAAGAGGACGCCCCTTTCACGAGAGTGGGGGGCCTGGGAGGGTTGTCATGGCGAAGCAGAAGTCGGGGGAGATTATTGTCGGCCTCGACATCGGCACGACGAAGATTTGCGCCATCGTCGGGGAGCTGACCGACAGCGGTATCGACATCATCGGTATCGGGACGCATCCGTCGAAGGGGTTGCGCAAGGGCGTGGTGGTCAACATCGAGGCGACCGTCTCCTCCATCCGCCGCGCGATTGAAGAAGCGGAGCTGATGGCGGGCGCCGAGATTTCCCATGTCTACACGGGGATCGCCGGTGGCCACATCAAGGGCTTCAATTCCCAGGGCATCGTCGCGGTGAAGGACAAGGAGGTCCGCGAGGCGGACATCGCCCGAGTCATCGACGCGGCCAAGGCGGTGGCCATTCCGCTGGACCGGGAAGTCATCCACGTGCTGCCCCAGGAGTTCATCATCGATGACCAGGGCGGCATCAAGGAGCCCCTGGGCATGGCGGGCGTGCGCCTGGAGGCCAAGGTGCACATCGTCACGGGCGCCGTCTCCAGCGCGCAGAACATCGTCAAGTGCGCGAACCGGACGGGCCTGAATGTTTCAGACATCGTCCTGCAGCCCCTGGCGAGCGCCGAGGCGGTGCTGGGCGATGACGAGAAGGAACTGGGTGTCTGCCTCGTCGACATCGGCGGTGGCACCACGGACATCGCCATCTTCTCCGGCGGCTCCATCGTCCACACGGCGGTGATTGCACTGGGTGGCAACAACCTCACCAGTGATATTGCCATCGGGTTGCGCACTCCGGCCCACGAGGCCGAGCGCATCAAGCAGAAGTACGGCTGCGCGCTGGCGTCGCTCATCAACAAGGACGACACCCTGGAAGTGCCCAGCGTGGGCGGGCGTCAGCCCCGCGTCCTCGGGCGGCAGATTCTCTGCGAGATTCTGGAGCCGCGCGTCGAGGAGATCTTCCAACTGGTGCATCGGGAGATCCAGAAGTGCGGCTACGAGGACCTGCTGGCCTCGGGCGTGGTGATTACCGGTGGCTCCACGCTGCTGGCGGGCATGCCGGAGCTGGCCGAGGAAGTGCTCGGGCTGCCGGTGCGCCGGGGCATGCCGCGCGGCATCGGCGGGTTGGTGGACGTGGTGAAGAGCCCCATGTACGCGACGGGCGTGGGCCTGGTCGTCTACGGTGCCAAGCACCTGGACCGGCGGATGTTCCGCATCCGCGAAGAGAACGTGTACAAGAAGGTGAAGGGCCGCATGCGCGAGTGGCTCGAGGAAATCTTCTAGCGCCGCGAGGACGCGAGAGCGTCCCGGT from Myxococcus stipitatus carries:
- the murC gene encoding UDP-N-acetylmuramate--L-alanine ligase produces the protein MTKNKPQSLFKTRHAAQVHFVGIGGIGMSGIAEVLLNLGYRVSGSDLKESDITRRLARMGATIFEGHKAQNLVQADVVVISSAVRKDNPEVVTARQRKIPVIPRAEMLAELMRLKYSVAVAGSHGKTTTTSMVATVLSAAGLDPTAVVGGKVNVLDSNAKLGKSELMVVEADESDGSFLKLHPSISIVTNIDPEHMDHYGSLETLQTAFVEFCNRVPFYGLNVLCLDNPNVQALLPRIEKRFVTYGSSHMADYRLESISLDGFTTTFQAFRREEALGEFRVRMVGAHNAFNALAVIAVAEEMDIPLETVRTALAEFGGVQRRFTVKGEAKGITVVDDYGHHPTEVLATLAGARRAFGRRVVVAFQPHRYTRTHDLMKEFTTAFNDADVLFVSSVYAAGEEPIPGATGDALADAIRAHGHRDVTYVPKRTDLPAALLPRLREGDLVLTLGAGDITHVGPELLSLLSAPAATKG
- the murB gene encoding UDP-N-acetylmuramate dehydrogenase — translated: MVEEGVKTALAARVEQVPDCEVKAGAPLAPLISVRVGGAAEALVRPRSAEALVALLKLARDEGAPVTILGGGANTLVGDGGVPGLTVKVPGTLFPEELEVGADEGLITLCSGSAIVRIVNVMRAQGLVGAEFLAGIPGTLGGAVSMNAGTKNGEAFRVIDAVEVATADGVGWLTKAQIPHSYRHSELPPGGVVTRVRFRLPKGDVEASKAAMDADLGYRKRTQPLSQPNFGSVFTNPPGDHAGRLIERVGLKGHTLGRAQISTLHANWIVNLGGATARDVLGLITLMQTRVREETGVEMKPEVKRVGEFLP
- the murG gene encoding undecaprenyldiphospho-muramoylpentapeptide beta-N-acetylglucosaminyltransferase, with the protein product MKVLIAGGGTGGHLFPGIALAEEVVTRHHANEVVFVGTERGLEARVVPREGYPLELVKVQGLKGKGLFSLLKALVALPLAFIESFRILVRQKPDVVVGVGGYASGPVVMAAWLMGIPTAIQEQNALPGFTNKVLGKMVRVVFIAFEEARRFFPEKKVQLIGNPIRRKLMDNYLRSHVAHEHFSVLVFGGSLGARGINQRMLEALDSLGDLKGDVRFVHQTGKNDLETVRKGYADKGFQAEVVEFIDDMSSAYAKADLVVCRAGATTLAELTVCKKASILIPFPHATDDHQTVNARALVDAGAALMFQESELTGQKLAETLRMLKSQPERLKGMEKKAALLGRPEAAKELADVCVDLMVQTWGPSGRERATPEAKKAPRSES
- a CDS encoding cell division protein FtsQ/DivIB; translated protein: MAFGRNKNRRRQDAAQRNEAVKGAVRSKGPGVLKVLALTLVTGLLVWGGVELRRWALQSPRFELAAVSFSGLQRASRVELLRLAALTKGQNLWALDVGALERAMLQHPWVKKVEVSRRFPNRVSVAVTEHVPEALAVLGELYVLDEEGEPFKRVTPGDGLDLPLVTGVDREGYVTDPDQARQRFQAALEVARAYTKAAAPGKPERLSEVRMDGRDVTLVAASGQEVRLGEGDSEVKLQRLARVRRELGARGLAAEIIHLDNRARPGWVAVKISSPVSERSGSAKP
- the ftsW gene encoding putative lipid II flippase FtsW produces the protein MKTSPPSTALVRFDPLLLCAVLALVTMGLVMVYSASAVLAQDKLGDSLYFFKRQLTAAGMGLVAMAVAMKVGWRKLARWAYPLLLAAIVLLVLVAIPGIGSAAGGARRWIRLPGFSLQPAEVAKFAWVVYLSYSLAKKREKVATFSVGFLPHLALCGILVMLCMLQPDFGSSVLLVFMLFVLLFAAGAKLSYLVGSVLLALPLAYVAIASSPYRMKRILAFLDPWAHRHDVGYQVAESLMSIGSGGVVGLGLGDGRQKLFFLPEAHTDFIFSILGEETGLVGVGVLVALYAIVLWRGVRASLAAGETFGTYLGLGFTSIIAFQATVNMCVAMGLLPTKGLTLPFVSYGGTSLVVLMAAAGVLLSLSASAQGAPRSSRAGSELREVAA
- the ftsA gene encoding cell division protein FtsA gives rise to the protein MAKQKSGEIIVGLDIGTTKICAIVGELTDSGIDIIGIGTHPSKGLRKGVVVNIEATVSSIRRAIEEAELMAGAEISHVYTGIAGGHIKGFNSQGIVAVKDKEVREADIARVIDAAKAVAIPLDREVIHVLPQEFIIDDQGGIKEPLGMAGVRLEAKVHIVTGAVSSAQNIVKCANRTGLNVSDIVLQPLASAEAVLGDDEKELGVCLVDIGGGTTDIAIFSGGSIVHTAVIALGGNNLTSDIAIGLRTPAHEAERIKQKYGCALASLINKDDTLEVPSVGGRQPRVLGRQILCEILEPRVEEIFQLVHREIQKCGYEDLLASGVVITGGSTLLAGMPELAEEVLGLPVRRGMPRGIGGLVDVVKSPMYATGVGLVVYGAKHLDRRMFRIREENVYKKVKGRMREWLEEIF
- a CDS encoding D-alanine--D-alanine ligase — encoded protein: MTVIRGAFSKDELKHKRVGVLYGGLSAEREVSLRTGAAVAEALRSLGYTVVDIDVGKDLPARLAAEKVDVAWLAVHGRYGEDGSLQGLLESMFIPYTGSGVLASALGMDKVYAKQVFVAHGIPTPAYRAFQDEASALAAGDSLPFPFPVVVKPSREGSSVGVHICKTRESYDAAVRDAAKYAGTLLVEQFVKGREVQGGVLDDEALGVIEVRAAREFYDYDAKYKAGTGTQYLFPAPLPPDQYARVNEVCLGAHRALGCAGASRSDVIVTEGGAVFLLETNTLPGMTATSLLPKIAAGRGIDFPSLCERLLQGACLKA